CGTTTGTCGACGTCTTTGATGACAACGTCGACAGCGAGATCGATGCCGCGTTTGAGATCCATCGGGTTCATGCCGGCAGCAACAGCTTTGCAGCCTTCGCGAACGATGGCTTGGGCCAGAACGGTAGCGGTCGTGGTGCCGTCGCCAGCTTCGTCGTTGGTGCGCGAAGCGACTTCTTTGACCATCTGTGCGCCCATGTTTTCGAACTTGTCAGCCAAGTCGATTTCTTTAGCAACAGAGACACCGTCTTTCGTGATGCGCGGTGCGCCAAAAGCTTTGTCCAAAACAACGTTGCGGCCTTTGGGGCCCAGGGTGACTTTTACGGCGTTAGCCAAGGTGTCGACGCCAGCCAGCATACGGGCACGGGCATCAGCACCAAATTTTACGTCTTTAGCAGCCATGGAATATTTCCTTATCTTTGGATTGGCTCAATAAATCGGGTGAAAGAGAAGTGGGGCGGGCAAAGGCCCAGCGCCTTACTTCTTCTTTTTGCCTTTGGCAGTCGTTTCGATGACGCCCAAGATGTCGCTCTCTTTCATAATGAGCAAATCTTCACCACCGAATTTGATTTCGGTGCCGCCCCATTTGCCGAACAAGACGTTGTCGCCTTCTTTCAGTTCGAGCGGAGCAACAGTGCCGTCTTCTTTGTGGATACCGGAGCCAACGGCAACGATCACACCTTCAGACGGTTTTTCTTGAGCGGTATCGGGGATGATGATGCCACCAGCGGTTTTTTCTTCGGTTTCGAGGCGGCGGACAAGCACGCGATCGTGAAGAGGACGGAACTTCATATTGTATTTCCTCCAAAGGAAGTTCTTGAGAAATCGAATGTTTGGGGGGTGATTTTTGGTTTGTTAGCACTCTCCCCAAACGAGTGCCAGGGATTTAAGAGTGCCCACCCCACTCTGTCAACAGGCGGAGCGGCTTTTTTTGAAAAATTCGATGAATTTGGCGAAAAAACCCGAAAATTCAGGTGGTTTAGGGTTGGACGAAGTCTTTAGCGTCCCACACCACCAAGATCTTGGCGCGTTTGGGCAGGGTCAGCACCGGGTCTGGATATTGGGTGATTTCTTTGGGGCTGCGGGTGGCTAGGACGACACCTGTGGGATGTTCAGCGGACCACGCGGGTACATCGCGCATTTCGTTGAAGTTGTCCAACGGCTGAATCAAACGCCCCAGGAACTGAAATTCACCGTGGTATTTGCCGACATAGAGCACCGGGCGGCCTTCATCCTGCCAAGCTTTGATGCGCTTGGCGGCGGGTTGTAGGTTAAACGCAATGTCAAATGCGGGCGCGGCGGTGAAATGCAAGGAAACCATCAGCGCGGTGACGGCGACGGCAATCAGGCGAACTTCGTGAAGCGTGTTGCGCACGCCGATGTTGGAAATGGCAATGGCGCAAAAGAAGCCCACCAGCAGCCACAGGGGCTCTGCCGCGTCAACCCACACGGGCAATGGTTTGGAGAGATACGGTTCAATCCAGTCGTAACTCAGCAAGGCGGCCATTAAGACAAACGCCAGCCCCGCCAAAAACAAGACCGGGACGCGGTGGCGGTTGGGTGTGGGGGCTGCAGGCTCCACACGGATCAGCAAATAAGCCGCAAGCAACGCCAAAGCCGGGAAGATCGGCAACAGGTAGTGGGGCTGTTTGCCGCTGATGGCGGAAAAAATCACAAACGACGCCCCGGCCCAAATCAACAGCACGCGTGCACTGCCGTCATTCCATGCGCTGCGAAGCCCGGTTCGGTTGTTCCAGGCTTTGCGAAAGCCCAAGGCTTTCCACAAACGCGGCCACAAGGTCCAGGGCAACAGCATCAAGGGTAAAATCCAAAGGAACCAATACACCGGGCGTTGGTGGGCAAACGACTTCACCATGCGGTCCGCACTTTGTTTGATGAAGATAGCGTCGCGGTATTCTTCCCCGCCGATGATGGCCGCCGGGATCGCCCAGGCCAACGTGATGCCGGCGCCGATAAAGATAGAAATGAACACACCGCCGTACCATTTGCCCCAGGCCGGGCCGGTTGCTTTGTAGGACAGCATCGGCCCCCACAGTGGGGCCAGCAATGCCAAGGGCAGCGTGTGCACCAAAATAGCCGGACCCTTGGCTAAGCCGCCAATGCCCAGGCCAACGCCTGCGATCAAAATGCCTTTCCAGTAGCCTCGTCCCGCAGCCAGACCTTGCCACGCCATGACATAGCCCAAAACGGCCAAAACGGCGGCGAAGGTGACCATGGTGTCGAACATGGTCATGGAGGCAAAGACGGTCCAATACAGTCCCGTCATCACGATTAAAGCCGCAGCCCAACCGCGCGCGCGTCGCACGTTGCCTAAGACATCGGGCCAAAGAGCGCCAGCCAATTTCACCGTGGACAGAACGCTGGCGAGGCCGAATAGCGGGGCGACCAGGCGGGCCCAGTTTTCCGAAACGCCAAAAATTTTCCAGCCCAAATTCATCAGCCAGAAAAAGAACGGCGGCTTGTGGCTGTAGATTTCACCGTTTTTGGTGGGAACCCAATAATCGCCACTGAGATACATTTCCCACGCGACTGTGACGTAGCGGGTTTCATCAATGGGCAGGAGCGGCCGCAAAATAACGGCGACAGAAACCAGGGCGCACCAAATCAGCGTGGTGAGCCAAGCATCAGAGGGAGTAGATGTATGGAGTTTCAAGGCGGACCCTTAAGTTCGGTTCTTCAGGCTTAGGATTTTGCTTCGTCTTCGTCCGCACCTAGCTCGGCGTCGATTTTACGGCTCAACGACTTGCCATGGCGGAAACGGCGGTAAAGATACACGCCCAAGAGCGCTGACGCTACGAACAAAACGACACTTAATGTAATGCGCAACGCCGGGTCCACGGACACGCCGCTGCCCAAAAGGGCGAAGATCAATGTCTGGGGGAGATATCCCAGGGTGGAACCGCCAAAAAACGGCACGCCGCGAATGCTCGACACGCCTGCGGCTAAGTTCGTGGCGATGTTTGAACCCACAGGCAACATGCGGATCAACAGGGTCATGGAAAATGTGTGGTCGTGCAAAAAATCGTCCAAACGTTTGACCCGTTTGGAAAACTTCTTTTGCAAGGGCGCACGGGCCAGCAGGCGGGCGTAATAAAACGCTCCGATGCAGCCGACGACTGTGCCCAACAAGGCCAAGCTGGTGCCCAGCAAGAAACCAAAGGCATATCCGGCCAAGCCGCTGACCACTTGGCGCGGCAGTCCGAACCCGGTCGCCAAAGCGGCCAAGCCCAAAAACAGCAGTTCCCCGCCGATCCCTTGGCCCTTGATGTGCGAATCGACCCAGTCGTTGGTCAAAACATTGCCCAAGTCGGCAGCTTCGAACACATAGAGCGCCAAAGCCAACGTCGCCATAATGGCAACGCCGCGCAAAATAGAGCTGGGGTTCATGTGTTGGGACATCTAGAGCGGCGGCCTCAGTCTTTGGAAGCCTGACGGACGTCACTGACTTCGGGTTTGGAGCCCCGGGCAATCAGCCACATCACACCGATCAAGTCGCGGATGGCGACCGACAGGCGGTCCCACATGCCGTATTTCGAAATGCCGCGCTCGCGGTGGCGGTGGTTGACCTCGACAGACACCACATCGCCGCCACGCCGGATCATCAGCGCGGGCAAGTAGCGGTGCATGTGATCAAAGCGCGGCATGTCCAAAAACGCTTCGCGGGTCATGACCTTCAGGCCGCACCCCGTATCGGGTGTGTTGTCGCCCAACAGCTTTTGACGCACGGCGTTGGCGAGCTTGGATTGGAAGCGTTTCCATTCCGTGTCTTTGCGTTTTGCACGCCAGCCCGCAACCAGCAAAAAATTGGGGTCTTGGGCGTCTTTGAGTTTGGCGAATAGGGCGGGAATGTCGGCTGGGTCGTTTTGGCCGTCGCCGTCCAAGGTGGCGATGAAGGTCGCGCGGGCCTTTTTGACGCCGGTGGCAACGGCCGCACTTTGGCCGCAGGCGACCGCGTGGCGATAGACGCTCAGACGCGGCTGTTCCTTCGCCATTTCGTCGAGCTTATCGGCGGTATCGTCTTTGGAGCCGTCGTTGACATAG
This genomic interval from Magnetovibrio sp. PR-2 contains the following:
- a CDS encoding TVP38/TMEM64 family protein; the encoded protein is MSQHMNPSSILRGVAIMATLALALYVFEAADLGNVLTNDWVDSHIKGQGIGGELLFLGLAALATGFGLPRQVVSGLAGYAFGFLLGTSLALLGTVVGCIGAFYYARLLARAPLQKKFSKRVKRLDDFLHDHTFSMTLLIRMLPVGSNIATNLAAGVSSIRGVPFFGGSTLGYLPQTLIFALLGSGVSVDPALRITLSVVLFVASALLGVYLYRRFRHGKSLSRKIDAELGADEDEAKS
- a CDS encoding glycosyltransferase family 2 protein, which produces MNAPLDTTQPFEIAVVVPVHNESENIRPLIEEISAALDAMYGEKPANYEIVYVNDGSKDDTADKLDEMAKEQPRLSVYRHAVACGQSAAVATGVKKARATFIATLDGDGQNDPADIPALFAKLKDAQDPNFLLVAGWRAKRKDTEWKRFQSKLANAVRQKLLGDNTPDTGCGLKVMTREAFLDMPRFDHMHRYLPALMIRRGGDVVSVEVNHRHRERGISKYGMWDRLSVAIRDLIGVMWLIARGSKPEVSDVRQASKD
- a CDS encoding ArnT family glycosyltransferase; this encodes MKLHTSTPSDAWLTTLIWCALVSVAVILRPLLPIDETRYVTVAWEMYLSGDYWVPTKNGEIYSHKPPFFFWLMNLGWKIFGVSENWARLVAPLFGLASVLSTVKLAGALWPDVLGNVRRARGWAAALIVMTGLYWTVFASMTMFDTMVTFAAVLAVLGYVMAWQGLAAGRGYWKGILIAGVGLGIGGLAKGPAILVHTLPLALLAPLWGPMLSYKATGPAWGKWYGGVFISIFIGAGITLAWAIPAAIIGGEEYRDAIFIKQSADRMVKSFAHQRPVYWFLWILPLMLLPWTLWPRLWKALGFRKAWNNRTGLRSAWNDGSARVLLIWAGASFVIFSAISGKQPHYLLPIFPALALLAAYLLIRVEPAAPTPNRHRVPVLFLAGLAFVLMAALLSYDWIEPYLSKPLPVWVDAAEPLWLLVGFFCAIAISNIGVRNTLHEVRLIAVAVTALMVSLHFTAAPAFDIAFNLQPAAKRIKAWQDEGRPVLYVGKYHGEFQFLGRLIQPLDNFNEMRDVPAWSAEHPTGVVLATRSPKEITQYPDPVLTLPKRAKILVVWDAKDFVQP
- a CDS encoding co-chaperone GroES encodes the protein MKFRPLHDRVLVRRLETEEKTAGGIIIPDTAQEKPSEGVIVAVGSGIHKEDGTVAPLELKEGDNVLFGKWGGTEIKFGGEDLLIMKESDILGVIETTAKGKKKK